In Coleofasciculus sp. FACHB-T130, the DNA window TGCAATTACAGGAGTTTGGCTGGGCGACAGCGAGAACTTAGCCAAGCGCTTCCCCTTTAAGGTTTCGCCACGCGGTGCCGCTCAGAAAGTTTATACTTCACAGGTAAGGCGCTGGCGTCCCGTCGATCCAGCTTTACTTGAGCAAGTTGGGCCACTTCAATATCGCTTGCGAGCCTTTCCCATTCCTCCCCGTTTATCACCGCAGGAACAAGCGGAGTCAGAAGATCGACCAACCGAAATGCATCTGTGGCTGACTTATAAAGTCATGCGACAACAGAAGGGGTGGGCGTTACCTCAGCTAGGCGAGAAGCGTAACATTTTTTGGAATCAGGACACCCAGCGTATCCGCAATGGAGAAGTTTTAGCACGGGTTGGTGATGAATGGTTGGAACCTTTTTTACCAGCAACTGGGCAATATCAGCCAAGTCTGCATCAGGTTAACTTGCCAGATGGCTACCAAATCTTAGCCAAGCCGTTAGCTGCAAAAAATTACTTGATGCCCCAAGGGAAGCGGTTTGCAGTCATTGTCGATGCTTCCCGGAGTATGGCAGTACACACCAAAGAACTGACGGAAACATTGAGCTGGTTGGAACAACACGGCTTTGCTGACAACATCTTCGCGAATAATGATGCTGATTTGTACATCAGTGCGTCCCCTGGTGCAAAACCGCAGCGCATCGATGATATCAGTCGCTTCAATGCCAGGAAGATGACATTCTACGGCAGCATACAACCCAAGGAAATGCTGCGGCAGTTTACGCAACTGCGAGGGAATACGTCTTACGACGGCATCTTATTGGTGACGGATGAAAGCGGTTACGAGTTATCAGACAATCGTAAAGATGTGCCAGTAATGCCTGCACCGTTGTGGATGGTGCATCTAGGATCGCTGCCACCTGCTTACGACGATGCAACTCTTAAAGCCATTCAAGACAGTGGTGGCGGTGTGTGTACTAAAATTTCCGAAGTTTTGCAGCGACAGGCAACGAAGGCAGCGTTAGGGTCATCTGTCGTCAGCGTAGTGGATGGCTATGCTTGGGTTCTGGAAAAAGCCCCGGAGAACAGTCAGAGTGCTGATACAACTCAAAAGCCCGACAGTAAAGGTTTTGAAGCTCTGGCGGCGCGGCAAATGGTTTTGGGGCTGAGCAAACAGATAAAGGGAAAGCAGATTGCTCAACTGGATGCCATTCATGCGATCGCTAAAACTTACAAAATTGTCACGCCTTACTCGTCCATGATTGTACTGGTCAATGACGAGCAACGACAGGCTCTTAAAATTGCGGAAGCTCAGAAAGACCGTTTTAATCGTTCGGTTGAAGATGGAAAAGAGCAGCTGAGGCAACAGAACAATCGTTTTAACGCTAGTGTACCCGAACCGTCTGCGATTATCGGGTTGGTAGCGATCGCCTTGTTCCTGATTCGCACTCGTCAACGCAGCGTCAAACTACAATAGATGCACGTTTCGACTGCGAGAAACAGAAGGCTCAAAGGCTCACTACTATAGCCATTCAAGGGTTGGGTGCGATACATCAGTAAGGGCTTTTTGAATGCCATGCTTCTACAATGACATTCAAAAAGCCGCTACTGAACGTTAGAACCGCAATCTATTCCACCCAACCGAGAAACGCTCTATGCTCTATCGTAATTTCTCAACGCAAGCCGAGCTGGATGCTGAATATAACGTAGAAAAGTCAGTACCAGATTTCACTGTGTACGCAGATTTCTACGTGAAAACAAGC includes these proteins:
- a CDS encoding TIGR02921 family PEP-CTERM protein; the protein is MKNLLHATYHGIFWFCNITFLLVVCAGYWPAYTGEIIKAASNSPIEREFFITLAVLIVISIICTVLGLRRFRKQPLQLMRLFYGVEAPLFLLCLLFFFLRQGLRLRLAELTPASALILGTVGVCIVAFYLEVLYGYAKRHRAIAWLQMMAHSLMPGVGVYLGLLLLFYAAPAAAFLVYNFFQFQWIRDFGYIWASGNWWMPVSFMLFCVSVILSLFMPWILASYYIQSGQRILRAFAAQHGRNRTVIGSGTVVTAWMILCLSFNAQPQIQAFKLLENPAPSDSEKAALVAKSDLIRDGLLNAYFSSYRYLGTSEENDHIRVMYESVFGLPELLSQFFQDSYNHLMSPFLYNGSLRDMEKAGKLYAQFFDKPIQKAERQAIQHALQSSGNLDDAKAGLLNINQEKVWLRSQKVTVKPQGDWADVELYEVYANKTTDVEEIFYSFSLPESAAITGVWLGDSENLAKRFPFKVSPRGAAQKVYTSQVRRWRPVDPALLEQVGPLQYRLRAFPIPPRLSPQEQAESEDRPTEMHLWLTYKVMRQQKGWALPQLGEKRNIFWNQDTQRIRNGEVLARVGDEWLEPFLPATGQYQPSLHQVNLPDGYQILAKPLAAKNYLMPQGKRFAVIVDASRSMAVHTKELTETLSWLEQHGFADNIFANNDADLYISASPGAKPQRIDDISRFNARKMTFYGSIQPKEMLRQFTQLRGNTSYDGILLVTDESGYELSDNRKDVPVMPAPLWMVHLGSLPPAYDDATLKAIQDSGGGVCTKISEVLQRQATKAALGSSVVSVVDGYAWVLEKAPENSQSADTTQKPDSKGFEALAARQMVLGLSKQIKGKQIAQLDAIHAIAKTYKIVTPYSSMIVLVNDEQRQALKIAEAQKDRFNRSVEDGKEQLRQQNNRFNASVPEPSAIIGLVAIALFLIRTRQRSVKLQ